A part of Corynebacterium lactis RW2-5 genomic DNA contains:
- a CDS encoding sugar-binding transcriptional regulator: MDSRDIQALTAVKLYYGEGLTQSKVADELGVSRPTVSKLLNWGREQGYVSIEIHDPREEASEIGSRMRESYGLSEVRLAQPARSGDSVLLRELGRVGAELLDDLVVDGTMVGVSWGKTMYSVSTQLKQKDVSGVEIVQLKGGMSHSDKSTNDIRTIGAFCHAFHAYARTLPLPVIFDSVETKRIVEQDRFIASVLALGRGVDIAVFTVGAVNEDSLALNLGQLSEEEKDLLTSRAVGDACSRFYRDDGGVALPEVDARTVGISLADLRRIPTRVLIAGGAKKARAIDVALKTKLATHLVIDDSTAGRLLGLGVE; this comes from the coding sequence ATGGACAGCCGCGACATCCAAGCCCTAACGGCCGTGAAGCTGTACTACGGCGAGGGGCTTACACAGTCGAAGGTGGCCGATGAGCTCGGGGTTTCCCGCCCCACGGTCTCGAAGTTGCTCAACTGGGGCCGCGAGCAGGGCTACGTGAGTATCGAGATTCACGATCCGCGCGAGGAGGCTTCGGAGATTGGCTCGCGAATGCGCGAGTCCTACGGACTGAGTGAGGTGCGCCTGGCGCAGCCCGCCCGCAGCGGCGACTCGGTCCTGCTCCGCGAGCTCGGCCGCGTGGGCGCCGAACTATTGGACGACCTGGTCGTTGACGGCACCATGGTCGGCGTCTCCTGGGGCAAGACCATGTATTCAGTGTCGACGCAGCTGAAGCAGAAAGACGTCTCCGGCGTCGAGATTGTGCAGCTCAAGGGCGGAATGAGCCACTCGGATAAGTCAACTAACGACATCCGCACAATCGGCGCGTTCTGTCACGCCTTTCACGCCTACGCCCGCACGCTCCCCCTGCCGGTGATTTTCGACTCAGTGGAGACCAAGCGCATCGTCGAGCAGGATCGTTTCATCGCCAGCGTCCTCGCGCTCGGCCGGGGTGTGGACATCGCGGTGTTCACGGTCGGCGCGGTCAACGAGGATTCGCTGGCGCTGAACCTGGGTCAGCTGTCCGAGGAGGAGAAGGACCTTTTGACCTCGCGCGCAGTGGGCGACGCCTGCTCCCGCTTCTACCGGGACGACGGCGGCGTAGCGCTCCCAGAGGTCGATGCCCGCACCGTGGGCATCAGCCTGGCGGATCTGCGTAGGATCCCCACTCGAGTGCTGATCGCCGGCGGCGCTAAGAAGGCACGCGCCATCGACGTGGCGCTCAAGACCAAGCTGGCAACTCACCTGGTCATCGATGATTCCACGGCGGGCCGCCTGCTGGGACTGGGAGTGGAATAA
- a CDS encoding phospho-sugar mutase: MSDILSEELLTTISDWIAHDPDEATAAELTSLADAARAGDVAASEELRSRFAGPLEFGTAGLRGVVAGGQSRMNRATVIRATAGLVAHLKDIVGDDFTVVIGCDARHGSADFHRDAAAVVAAAGGTALALPAQLPTPVTSFAVRHLDADAGIMVTASHNPPKDNGYKVYLGGRAVSEDSRRGVQIIAPHDKQIAAAIAAAPPADEVPRDFESVKQVGPELLDAYVERASSLATTSSSEEKKAAKIVITPMHGVGGETILRTLNAAGFDDVHVVAEQFQPDPDFPTVSFPNPEEAGALDLAFELARAEGADVIIAADPDADRCSVAIPDAGVDGGWRQLSGDDIGAFLGEVIGADAQDRGITTITNDESQTFDATMSNSIVSSRLLGQIAAGHGLNYRATLTGFKWIGGVDGLIFGYEEAIGYCSDPVVVRDKDGVSAAVRVADAVARLKGQGRGIQDLLDDVARTHGLYQTTPLTFRVEDRSLITKGMATLRANPPAELAGAKVTEVKDMNEGLDMVNPKGQSYRIPPTDGILILTEANDRVIARPSGTEPKLKCYLEVVLPVEGDGNGAGEVPHAAATERLNQIKAELKDILGM, translated from the coding sequence ATGAGCGACATTCTCTCCGAAGAGCTCCTCACCACCATCTCCGACTGGATTGCGCACGATCCGGACGAGGCCACCGCCGCCGAGCTGACCTCGCTTGCCGACGCCGCTAGGGCGGGCGACGTCGCAGCCTCGGAGGAACTGCGCAGCCGTTTCGCCGGCCCACTGGAATTCGGCACCGCTGGCCTTCGCGGTGTCGTCGCCGGCGGCCAGTCCCGTATGAACCGGGCGACCGTCATCCGCGCGACCGCTGGCCTGGTGGCTCACCTGAAGGACATTGTCGGCGACGATTTCACCGTCGTAATCGGCTGTGATGCCCGCCACGGATCGGCCGACTTCCACCGCGATGCCGCGGCTGTCGTGGCCGCCGCAGGTGGCACCGCCCTGGCACTGCCTGCACAGTTGCCGACCCCGGTGACCTCTTTCGCCGTCCGCCACCTGGATGCAGATGCCGGAATTATGGTCACTGCCAGCCACAATCCACCGAAGGATAACGGCTACAAGGTCTACCTGGGAGGCCGCGCTGTCTCGGAGGATTCCCGCCGCGGCGTCCAGATCATCGCACCGCACGACAAGCAGATTGCCGCCGCCATCGCAGCCGCACCGCCCGCCGACGAGGTGCCGCGCGATTTCGAGTCCGTGAAGCAGGTTGGTCCGGAGCTTCTCGACGCCTATGTCGAGCGCGCATCGTCGTTGGCGACGACGTCGTCAAGCGAAGAGAAGAAGGCGGCGAAGATCGTGATTACCCCGATGCACGGCGTCGGCGGCGAGACGATTCTGCGCACACTGAACGCTGCCGGTTTCGATGATGTGCACGTGGTGGCGGAGCAGTTCCAGCCGGACCCGGACTTCCCGACCGTATCCTTCCCGAACCCGGAGGAGGCAGGCGCGCTGGATTTGGCCTTTGAACTGGCTCGCGCCGAGGGGGCGGACGTAATTATCGCAGCCGACCCGGATGCGGACCGCTGCTCCGTGGCGATCCCGGATGCGGGTGTTGACGGTGGCTGGCGTCAGCTCTCCGGCGATGACATCGGCGCTTTCCTGGGCGAGGTTATCGGCGCGGATGCGCAAGATCGCGGAATCACCACCATCACCAACGATGAGAGCCAGACCTTCGACGCGACGATGTCCAACTCTATCGTGTCCTCGCGTCTGCTCGGCCAGATTGCCGCAGGTCACGGCCTGAACTACCGTGCCACGCTGACCGGCTTCAAGTGGATTGGAGGCGTCGACGGCCTCATCTTCGGCTACGAGGAAGCCATCGGCTACTGCTCCGACCCCGTGGTTGTCCGCGATAAGGACGGTGTGTCCGCTGCGGTGCGCGTCGCCGATGCGGTGGCTCGTCTGAAGGGTCAGGGCCGCGGAATCCAGGACCTACTGGACGATGTCGCCCGCACCCACGGCCTCTACCAGACCACGCCACTGACCTTCCGTGTGGAGGACCGCTCCCTAATCACCAAGGGCATGGCCACCCTGCGCGCCAACCCGCCTGCCGAGTTGGCCGGCGCCAAGGTCACGGAGGTCAAGGACATGAATGAGGGCCTGGACATGGTCAACCCGAAGGGCCAGAGCTACCGCATTCCGCCTACCGACGGAATCCTAATTCTCACTGAGGCCAATGACCGCGTTATCGCCCGCCCTTCTGGAACGGAGCCAAAACTTAAGTGCTACCTCGAAGTTGTGCTGCCGGTCGAGGGCGACGGTAACGGCGCTGGCGAGGTTCCGCACGCTGCGGCGACCGAGCGCCTGAACCAGATCAAGGCCGAGTTGAAGGACATCCTCGGGATGTAA
- a CDS encoding YihY/virulence factor BrkB family protein, whose amino-acid sequence MPAQQIGHTLNVDESADAEYAYNSRRLPWVGWRGLGYALKRASIEFWLELGFDAASMLTYYTVLTCAPALLAIYSIATLVLAGYTEDLQALTNDFVEKYIPTEYAGSVRDVIDTIIGSSTGGMVALIIGIGFALISSSAYTRAFSRTANAVYGISEGRTLIRYHVFMVAITLLLLVGTVLLLIAIIVNGPLVNSIVDPIAKPLGIESATRDVINFGLTVWGWLRWPFIIVMSMALVGSLYYFTPNVKQRRFRWLSTGSFLTIVSTALVVKGLSWYLFNFAAANPYGAMGAVIAVMTALWTVNVMILFGFKLDAEIERVRQLKAGLAAEEFIQLPPRDATAAAAEGKTHRNLREQAHRIREASLAEGEGAEGKSADE is encoded by the coding sequence GTGCCAGCACAACAGATCGGACACACGCTCAACGTCGATGAATCCGCCGACGCCGAATACGCCTACAATTCCAGGCGCCTGCCCTGGGTCGGATGGCGCGGGCTGGGCTACGCCCTGAAGCGAGCAAGCATCGAATTCTGGCTGGAGCTAGGCTTCGACGCGGCGTCCATGCTGACGTACTACACCGTTTTGACCTGCGCTCCCGCGCTGCTGGCGATCTATTCCATTGCGACGCTGGTGCTGGCCGGGTATACAGAGGACCTGCAGGCGCTGACGAATGACTTCGTCGAAAAATACATTCCCACCGAATATGCGGGCTCCGTGCGCGATGTCATCGACACGATTATTGGCTCCTCGACCGGCGGTATGGTCGCGTTGATTATCGGTATTGGCTTCGCGCTGATTTCGTCTTCGGCCTATACGCGCGCGTTTTCACGGACGGCCAACGCGGTGTATGGGATCTCGGAGGGGCGCACCCTGATTCGCTACCACGTGTTCATGGTCGCGATTACGCTCCTTCTACTGGTCGGAACAGTGTTGCTGCTCATTGCGATTATTGTCAACGGACCACTGGTGAATTCGATTGTGGACCCGATTGCGAAGCCGCTGGGAATTGAGTCGGCAACACGAGACGTAATTAACTTCGGTCTGACCGTCTGGGGATGGCTGCGCTGGCCGTTCATAATCGTGATGTCAATGGCACTGGTGGGCTCGCTGTACTACTTCACACCGAACGTTAAGCAGCGACGTTTCCGCTGGCTGAGCACTGGCTCCTTCCTGACTATCGTGTCGACAGCGCTGGTTGTCAAAGGACTGTCCTGGTACCTGTTCAATTTTGCTGCGGCGAATCCATACGGAGCTATGGGTGCCGTCATTGCCGTGATGACGGCACTGTGGACCGTCAACGTCATGATCCTGTTCGGATTCAAACTCGACGCTGAAATTGAGCGGGTGCGACAGCTGAAAGCAGGGCTAGCCGCAGAGGAATTTATCCAGTTGCCACCCCGCGATGCGACCGCCGCCGCAGCCGAGGGCAAGACACATCGCAACCTGCGGGAACAGGCACACCGGATTCGGGAGGCGTCGTTGGCTGAGGGCGAGGGTGCCGAGGGCAAGAGTGCTGACGAGTAG
- a CDS encoding thymidine phosphorylase, whose protein sequence is MAEKFDVVDIIRTKRDGGELSPEEIAWVVDAYTRGAIGDEQMAALNMSIFIRGMNRREIVDWTRAMIDSGDTMDFSALGKVTTDKHSTGGVGDKLSLPLGPLVASYGVAVPMLSGRGLGHTGGTLDKLEAIPGFNVDVPNDRMMDILKDVGVVIAAAGAGLAPADKKIYALRDITSTVDCVPLIASSIMSKKIAAGADSLVLDVKVGSGAFMKDVDAARELARTMVDLGNDAGVRTCALLTDMSTPLGRTIGNSLEIRETVDVLSGNGPADVVELTCELARKMLEMSGIHDADVEERLKDGRALDVWKRMVRAQGGDPDAPLPVAPHTHEVVAERDGYLTKLDALALGVGSWRLGAGRARKEDPVQLTAGIEIHAGIGEKVTRGQKLLTLHTETPEKFERALESINPGIEISDAAPTTEHKPILDRID, encoded by the coding sequence ATGGCTGAAAAGTTCGATGTAGTGGACATCATTCGCACCAAGCGTGATGGTGGTGAGCTCAGCCCCGAAGAGATTGCCTGGGTCGTCGACGCCTACACCCGCGGCGCAATTGGCGACGAGCAGATGGCGGCTTTGAACATGTCCATCTTCATCCGCGGCATGAACCGCCGCGAGATTGTGGACTGGACCCGCGCAATGATTGATTCCGGTGACACCATGGACTTCTCCGCACTGGGTAAGGTCACCACGGATAAGCACTCCACCGGCGGTGTTGGCGACAAGCTATCGCTACCGCTCGGCCCGCTGGTCGCCAGCTACGGCGTGGCAGTACCGATGCTCTCCGGCCGCGGCCTCGGCCACACCGGCGGCACCCTGGACAAGCTGGAGGCAATCCCGGGCTTCAACGTGGATGTTCCGAATGACCGCATGATGGATATCCTGAAGGATGTCGGCGTCGTTATTGCAGCAGCTGGCGCAGGCCTGGCCCCTGCGGACAAGAAGATTTACGCGCTGCGCGACATCACCTCCACCGTCGACTGTGTGCCGCTGATCGCCAGCTCGATCATGAGCAAGAAAATCGCCGCTGGCGCGGACTCCCTGGTCCTGGACGTCAAGGTTGGCTCCGGCGCGTTCATGAAAGACGTTGACGCTGCCCGCGAGCTCGCACGCACCATGGTTGACCTGGGCAATGACGCCGGTGTCCGCACCTGCGCCCTGCTGACCGACATGTCCACCCCGCTTGGTCGCACGATCGGTAACTCGCTGGAGATCCGCGAGACCGTCGATGTGCTCTCCGGTAACGGCCCGGCAGACGTCGTCGAGCTGACCTGCGAGCTGGCCCGCAAGATGCTGGAGATGTCCGGCATCCACGACGCCGATGTTGAGGAGCGGCTGAAGGACGGCCGCGCTCTCGACGTGTGGAAGCGCATGGTCCGCGCCCAGGGCGGCGACCCGGACGCCCCGCTGCCGGTGGCGCCGCACACCCACGAGGTTGTCGCAGAGCGCGATGGCTACCTCACCAAGCTGGATGCTCTGGCTCTCGGCGTCGGCTCCTGGCGCCTGGGTGCAGGCCGCGCCCGCAAGGAGGACCCGGTGCAACTCACCGCAGGTATCGAGATCCACGCTGGCATCGGCGAGAAGGTCACGAGGGGCCAGAAACTGCTAACCCTGCACACCGAGACCCCGGAGAAGTTCGAGCGCGCCCTCGAATCCATCAACCCGGGCATCGAAATTTCCGATGCAGCCCCGACAACCGAGCACAAGCCGATTCTCGATCGTATCGACTAG
- the deoC gene encoding deoxyribose-phosphate aldolase, which yields MTSRADVAQMIDHTLLKPESTPEDVKALIAEAAELGTYSICISPSQLPVEVPEGLHIATVVGFPSGAVKAEIKAAEAARAVADGAEEVDMVINIAFAKEHRFDDLQAEIQAVRDAIPGKVLKVIIESAALTDEEIIAASKASEAAGADFVKTSTGFHPAGGASAHAVKLMRETVGDRLGVKASGGIRTAEAAEEMIAAGASRLGLSASAAILAGLE from the coding sequence ATGACTTCCCGCGCCGATGTTGCCCAGATGATCGACCACACCCTGCTGAAGCCAGAGTCGACTCCAGAAGATGTCAAGGCTCTCATCGCAGAGGCCGCTGAGCTCGGCACCTACTCCATCTGCATCTCGCCTTCCCAGCTGCCCGTCGAGGTCCCGGAGGGCTTGCACATCGCCACCGTCGTCGGCTTCCCATCCGGCGCTGTGAAGGCTGAGATCAAGGCCGCCGAGGCTGCTCGCGCCGTCGCCGACGGCGCCGAGGAGGTCGACATGGTCATCAACATCGCCTTCGCTAAGGAGCACCGCTTCGACGATCTCCAGGCCGAGATCCAGGCCGTCCGTGACGCCATCCCAGGCAAGGTCCTGAAGGTCATCATCGAGTCCGCCGCTCTCACGGACGAGGAAATCATCGCTGCTTCCAAGGCCTCCGAGGCTGCTGGCGCTGACTTCGTCAAGACCTCCACCGGCTTCCACCCGGCAGGTGGCGCCTCTGCTCACGCTGTAAAGCTGATGCGTGAGACCGTCGGCGACCGCCTTGGGGTCAAAGCCTCCGGCGGCATTCGCACCGCTGAGGCTGCCGAGGAAATGATCGCCGCCGGCGCCTCCCGCCTGGGCCTTTCTGCCTCCGCAGCCATCCTCGCAGGCCTAGAGTAG
- a CDS encoding NupC/NupG family nucleoside CNT transporter, whose product MERLQGLIGIVLIIGFAIAISKHKKSINWRTLGVGLLLQAVFALVVLKWQPGFEALKSVAGAIEKMIEFTNEGTSFVFGGLFDGTGKNFVFVLNVLPVIIFLGAVLGALYYLRVVQYFVEYVGTALKFIMGTSKVESVFASTVIFLGQSEAPLVVKPYIPKLTKSELFACMSGGFASVAGSTLIGYSLLGAPLEYLLAASVMNAPGSLLIAKTFWPETEESNLDASVKDVRDTESKNVIDALGSGAMAGGRIAVVVACLLIAFIAVIAMLSAMLGGIGGWFGQDNWSLEGLFGLIFAPIAWLIGVPWENAGLIGSFIGEKTILNEFVGYTSFSEHVANLDPKSVMLATFALAGFANLSSIAIQIGSFGALSPERRGEIAKNGPLALIAGLCTNLLNAAIVGVIAL is encoded by the coding sequence ATGGAAAGACTACAAGGCTTAATAGGCATCGTCCTGATCATTGGCTTTGCCATTGCCATCTCGAAGCACAAGAAATCCATTAACTGGCGCACCCTAGGTGTAGGCCTGCTCCTGCAGGCAGTGTTCGCGCTCGTCGTGCTGAAGTGGCAGCCCGGCTTTGAAGCGCTCAAGTCCGTTGCGGGCGCAATCGAGAAGATGATTGAGTTCACCAACGAGGGCACGTCATTCGTGTTCGGCGGCCTCTTCGACGGCACCGGTAAGAACTTCGTGTTCGTCCTCAATGTGTTGCCCGTCATCATTTTCCTTGGCGCAGTGCTAGGTGCCCTCTACTACCTGCGCGTCGTCCAGTACTTCGTCGAGTATGTCGGTACTGCCCTGAAGTTCATCATGGGTACCTCAAAGGTCGAGTCAGTCTTTGCCTCCACGGTTATCTTCCTCGGTCAGTCAGAGGCCCCGCTCGTCGTTAAGCCCTACATCCCGAAGCTGACCAAGTCGGAGCTCTTCGCATGCATGTCCGGCGGTTTTGCGTCGGTCGCGGGTTCAACCCTGATTGGTTACTCCCTGCTCGGTGCTCCGCTCGAGTACCTGCTGGCCGCGTCCGTGATGAACGCACCGGGCTCCCTGCTGATTGCTAAGACCTTCTGGCCGGAGACCGAGGAGTCGAACCTCGACGCATCTGTGAAGGATGTTCGTGACACTGAGTCGAAGAACGTCATCGATGCTCTTGGCTCCGGTGCCATGGCCGGTGGACGTATTGCCGTGGTTGTGGCCTGCCTGCTGATCGCCTTCATTGCCGTGATTGCCATGCTGTCTGCGATGCTCGGCGGAATCGGTGGTTGGTTCGGGCAGGACAATTGGTCGCTGGAGGGCCTGTTCGGCCTGATCTTCGCCCCGATTGCCTGGCTGATTGGTGTGCCGTGGGAGAACGCGGGCCTAATCGGTAGCTTCATCGGTGAAAAGACGATTCTGAACGAGTTCGTCGGCTACACCTCCTTCTCCGAGCATGTTGCGAACCTAGATCCGAAGTCCGTCATGCTGGCAACCTTCGCCTTGGCTGGTTTCGCGAACCTGTCCTCCATTGCAATTCAGATTGGTTCCTTCGGCGCGCTGTCGCCGGAGCGCCGCGGCGAGATCGCGAAGAACGGACCGCTGGCGCTTATTGCCGGTCTGTGCACCAACCTGCTTAACGCTGCGATAGTTGGTGTGATTGCGCTGTAG
- a CDS encoding cytidine deaminase, with product MSQISDEELLAMAFDITKNSYAPYSGFPVGAALLLDDGTVVTGCNVENASYGLTMCAERNAVFRMVAEYGPNHKIEACAIAGRKAAPCHPCGACRQVLHEFGCKRVIVESERPDSSGTEDNVTLGAPESIDFEKILPYAFGPEDL from the coding sequence ATGTCCCAGATCTCGGACGAAGAACTGCTGGCCATGGCCTTCGACATCACCAAAAACTCCTACGCCCCGTACTCCGGATTCCCCGTCGGAGCTGCACTTTTGCTTGACGACGGCACAGTCGTTACCGGCTGCAACGTCGAAAATGCCTCCTATGGCTTGACCATGTGCGCCGAGCGCAACGCCGTGTTCCGCATGGTTGCCGAGTACGGTCCAAACCACAAGATTGAGGCCTGCGCTATCGCGGGCCGTAAAGCCGCGCCCTGCCACCCCTGCGGTGCCTGCCGTCAGGTTCTCCACGAATTCGGGTGTAAGCGCGTCATCGTCGAATCGGAGCGCCCCGACTCCTCCGGTACTGAGGACAACGTCACTCTCGGTGCCCCCGAGAGCATTGACTTTGAAAAGATCCTTCCCTACGCCTTCGGTCCCGAAGACCTGTAA
- a CDS encoding FAD-dependent oxidoreductase, translated as MTTTVIIGGVAGGMSTAARLRRRDEDMEIIVFEASENVSFANCGLPYYVSRTIESRDALLLQTPASLKARLNLDVFVSHRVTAIDPAAKNVTVRNEVTGEERTRDYDFLVLSPGATPFLPPIPGIERALTLRTVEDVDVISEAVRADGVASAAIIGGGFIGLELAENLHKMGIATTIVERSPQILAPLDEEMAVLVQDRLEAAGVKVLTRADTKKISDSSLEVVLDDGSSVTVDADIVVAAIGVRPASELAKAAGLAVGERGGIKVDRAQRTSNPAIFALGDAAEKVDAVSGEDSLVPLAQTANRHGRMVADIITGRDCQAQLTLGTAIVGVLGLAAGSVGWNERRARAAGKNIRVIHVHPVNHAGYYPGATQLHLKLVVDAKTDAILGAQAVGENGVDKRIDVIATAMRAGLKGSDLADLELAYAPQFGSAKDPINFLGFVDDNALNGEELVQWHQLEDLVARDNTVLIDVRSAGEYARGDIPGSINVDVDELRDWLNDGGRQQLEGKDVIVHCQVGLRGHIAAAILAGYGIKAANLTGGYLTWAAGMRARKP; from the coding sequence ATGACCACCACTGTCATCATCGGCGGCGTCGCCGGAGGCATGTCCACCGCAGCTCGCCTGCGTCGCCGCGACGAAGACATGGAGATCATCGTCTTCGAAGCCAGCGAGAACGTCTCCTTCGCCAACTGCGGTCTGCCTTACTACGTCAGCCGCACCATCGAGTCCCGCGACGCCCTGCTACTGCAGACCCCTGCGTCGCTGAAAGCCCGCCTGAACCTGGACGTCTTCGTCTCCCACCGCGTCACCGCCATCGACCCGGCCGCGAAGAACGTCACCGTCCGTAACGAGGTCACCGGTGAAGAACGCACCCGAGACTACGACTTCCTAGTCCTCTCCCCCGGCGCGACTCCGTTCCTGCCGCCAATCCCTGGCATTGAGCGCGCACTGACTCTGCGCACCGTCGAGGACGTGGACGTTATCTCTGAGGCCGTCCGCGCCGACGGCGTGGCCTCCGCTGCCATCATCGGCGGTGGCTTCATCGGCCTGGAACTCGCCGAGAACCTGCACAAGATGGGCATCGCCACCACCATCGTGGAGCGCTCCCCGCAGATTCTCGCTCCGCTTGATGAGGAAATGGCCGTCCTGGTCCAGGACCGCCTCGAGGCCGCCGGCGTGAAGGTTCTCACCCGCGCCGACACCAAGAAGATCTCCGACTCCTCCCTCGAGGTCGTGCTTGACGACGGTTCCTCGGTCACCGTCGATGCCGACATTGTGGTGGCGGCCATCGGCGTGCGCCCGGCGTCCGAGCTGGCCAAGGCGGCGGGCCTGGCCGTCGGCGAGCGCGGCGGTATCAAGGTCGACCGCGCCCAGCGCACCTCCAACCCGGCGATCTTCGCCCTCGGCGACGCCGCGGAGAAGGTCGATGCCGTCTCCGGCGAGGACTCCCTGGTCCCGCTGGCTCAGACCGCGAACCGCCACGGCCGCATGGTCGCAGACATCATCACCGGCCGCGACTGCCAGGCGCAGCTGACCCTCGGCACCGCCATCGTCGGCGTGCTGGGTCTGGCGGCGGGCTCCGTGGGATGGAATGAGCGCCGCGCCCGCGCCGCCGGAAAGAACATCCGCGTCATCCACGTCCACCCGGTCAACCACGCCGGTTACTACCCCGGCGCCACTCAGCTACACCTGAAGCTGGTCGTCGACGCCAAGACCGACGCCATCCTCGGCGCCCAGGCCGTTGGCGAAAACGGTGTGGATAAGCGCATCGACGTCATCGCGACCGCTATGCGCGCAGGTCTGAAAGGCTCCGACCTCGCCGACCTGGAGCTGGCATACGCCCCGCAGTTCGGCTCCGCGAAGGACCCGATCAACTTCCTCGGATTCGTCGATGACAACGCTCTAAACGGAGAGGAATTGGTCCAGTGGCATCAGCTGGAGGATTTGGTCGCCCGCGACAACACCGTATTGATCGATGTCCGCTCCGCTGGCGAATACGCTCGCGGCGACATCCCGGGCTCCATCAATGTCGACGTCGACGAGCTGCGCGACTGGCTTAACGACGGTGGCAGGCAGCAACTCGAGGGCAAGGACGTCATCGTCCACTGCCAGGTCGGCCTGCGCGGCCACATCGCCGCAGCAATCCTGGCTGGTTACGGCATCAAGGCCGCCAATCTCACCGGCGGCTACCTCACCTGGGCCGCGGGTATGCGCGCACGCAAGCCCTAA